The following is a genomic window from Elaeis guineensis isolate ETL-2024a chromosome 10, EG11, whole genome shotgun sequence.
AAAAATATGGTAAACTTAAACCATATAAAATTTGGTGATTAGAAATACCAATTAGGTAAaccatttcaaaaaatttaagtccAGGTAACTGAAGAATTTTTATGACATCGTCCATAGAAGCAAATTTAGTAAATGTCTGAAACACATGAATCAAGCGCCAGGTAGTGCTCAAAACTAAAATATTGAAGACAATATCTGAAAACATTCAGTCTTAAGCTCCCAAAACAATCTGTCAAGATAATGGCTCACAGCTGATGAGAAACACTACCACACATGCCCTCAATCATTACAAGGCCCCCAACACAGATATTCCTATCACTGAAATCAAGTTGAACAATGAACATTATAAAATTTACATCTTAAATAACGAAAAGAAAAAGGGTGCAAGGTTCTGTTCCTTCCACAGGAGTAAAAGCCTATGATCTACACACAGGACATAAGCCTAACCACAACATATCTCAAATGTTCATGACATTTAAGCCTGTTATTGTCACCAATTGAACATCTAAACAGTCACCCTGACAAGCctgaaaatgaaggatgaaggatGACGACAGATTCTTCTTCCACAGTGCACGACTATATCATTTGATTCAAGCAGAAAAAATGATTACAAAGTTACAATGATAGCATACCCCACTTTACACTGAATCAACCCCTTGAACCTGCTGCCGAGCAAGGTACCTTTCCCTTCGTTCTTTctgagaaaaagaataaaaagggaCGAGCAAAAGTATTAGCAGCGAAGCTCAGATCAGACACAGAGAATGATAACTCATGAATAAATGTGGAAGATTCATTTACCCATTCATCTATGACAAGCCCTTCACCAATAATCTTAGGACCTGCGTCTTCTGGAGGTTTCTTGTGAGCCTCAAGTGCTGCATCAGCCTCAGCAAGCTGACGCTTCAGTTTTTCCATTTGCTTCAGCAACAATCACAATGTACATCATTGCTCGATATGTTAAATAATTAAACAAGCAATTCATTATCTTCGACATGAAAATAGTGGGAAAAAGGATATTTAGCAGACTGGCTTACAGGGCAGGGGCGTTCTGCATCCAAGAATACAACCCGCAGAATTTGCTCAACTGCAACCTCATCTTTCTGCTCATCAAACTGTTGCAGACATCCAAAAATTATTACACTTACTTTCAAATGGGTGTTGATGCAAAAAAAACTACATTGACAATATTTAAATACTGTTTCTTCATAATAATATATTGTAGTCCCAGTTATAGATGATTTCAGTGCAAGTGCAGGGTTGTTATTGCagttcatgatctccatcactaaCCATGTTTATTTTGTGAAGACCTGTTAGCTAAGAAACTGGAAGTGGTCACCCCAAATACCATCTATTCGATTAAAGCAAGGACCATACACCATTTAGTAATAATACAATATCCTAAAGTAGTTGAAGAAAAATAACAACAGCTTCAATCAATCACATTAGAATTGTTTTTACAGCTTAAAGATGTTTGAATCTTCATAAAGTTTAGTAACCATTTTTGTTTTCTAATCATCCTCAATATCATGAGACTTAGTGAAGCTAAATATCTTTTAATATGATTCATCTGCCCACCAGAAGAAGATATGTACATGTTCCAGGTTAGGTTAGCTTATAAATCCAAAACTTCCAAAATTTGAGAAAACAAACTGAATGGCAAAGCTAAAGTAGGTTATATCAAACTTTATTCTGATATGTTTTGTTCCAAGAGGAACAGTTAGAAGTTCTTCTGAAGGAGTTGGTTCTCGGccaccaaaaaacaaaaaaaaaagaagttggaATTTCAGCCAATACTTGAAAAAAGGTGAAATGGAAGTGACATGGTCGATCCATATTTGGCTGAAACCAGTGAAATTGACCAACTGATCAGTGGGCTGGCCTTGGTCAACATGTTTGTATTTTGCCAGAAATTTTTCAAAGTAGAGCTGAAAGAAAACTCCGGGAAAAAAATCTTAGACCTTGCCCAGTGGGAATTAATTAAAAGAAACAGACTCACCAATTCTGGTACATATTCCATAGGTCCCTTCACCTTCAAACTCACAATCTTAAACTTAACCTTGCTCTTTTGATCCATTGGCTTTTCATTGTTTTCTGGATGCTCCACGAACTTGAAAACTGGCATTTAAAATGGAGATAAAATAAGAACACTATCACAGGAATCCTATAAGAAtcaaattccttttttttttttccctagaggaaaaaaatcaagaaaagcaAATATATAACCAAGGTTACCAGTTGCTATGATACTCTCCCCAGGAGAAAGTATACCACCAGGAGGACGCATGAAACAGCTCTTTGGCGCAGTTGTTTGAAACTAGCCATTCCATTGgtcaaaatcaaaaatatataatgCGAAAAATATCAAAACCGAAGTACTCATCAGTGAAAATAGTAGCCAGTGGGTATGAGAAAGGAATGATACAAAATGCAGACAAAGAATTTCCAAATTAGAACAAGTAGTTACCAAAGATATGCATTGATCATGCTCAATGCAGTCAATTATTATACATGAGACTTATAAATTCTATGAAAGTTCAAATACTCAACATTCCATACACACCTTAAATGCTATATAAGATTTGCTGGTATTCTTTATCCTGACCGCACTTCTAACCTGTTTACCCGGTTCATCTTCAATGACAAATTATTTAAAGGAAAGTTAATAAAAAGAATAATAGAATAACTTCAAAGCTATAATCTTGAAGATTACCAGCCAAGAAATTATAACATGCAAGCAAAAAGCTCAAAACCAAGCATAAAGTACAGTTAAGCTAAAGATGTTATtaattttggtaattaaactggGAATATCAGCAGAAAATGAACTCATTCCTCTGCATTGATTCGAACACATAAAACAAAACATGACATTCATGGGGTACTCTATAGAAGGAAAGGCCCTAACCATTAATGTATAGTAAGTAGAAATGCACTTGCAAGAGTAAATAATTACAGTCCAAATCTTCCACTGGATAATGGATCAACCAAACTTGGAATCACTTGATTCGGTTCTCACATAATAAATTCTAACAGATA
Proteins encoded in this region:
- the LOC105052682 gene encoding vesicle-associated protein 4-1, which encodes MAVANGKVGGTVEGKGWGLCRLPFWGGGGGGGGSSSTNSSASLTQHSHRSSSRSQVGQAEAVGTDTGHQHSGGSAVKLVARSLLPTRRRLRLDPPTKLYFPYEPGKQVRSAVRIKNTSKSYIAFKFQTTAPKSCFMRPPGGILSPGESIIATVFKFVEHPENNEKPMDQKSKVKFKIVSLKVKGPMEYVPELFDEQKDEVAVEQILRVVFLDAERPCPQMEKLKRQLAEADAALEAHKKPPEDAGPKIIGEGLVIDEWKERRERYLARQQVQGVDSV